The Peribacillus sp. FSL P2-0133 genome has a segment encoding these proteins:
- a CDS encoding DUF1801 domain-containing protein produces MYKQKTKETDSSVIEFIENVDNPKKREDAYELLDVFTKTTGYEAKMWGPSIIGFGIYHYKYESGHEGDAPLVGFSPRKAKISLYFSPGDKKREELLQAFGKHTSGKGCVYINKVADIDINVLKELINQSVKFLRDKYPDNEK; encoded by the coding sequence TTGTATAAACAAAAAACCAAAGAAACTGACAGTAGTGTCATTGAGTTCATTGAGAACGTCGACAATCCAAAAAAACGTGAAGATGCATATGAATTGCTGGATGTTTTTACCAAAACGACAGGTTATGAGGCAAAGATGTGGGGACCGAGCATCATTGGGTTCGGTATCTATCATTATAAATATGAATCAGGTCACGAAGGCGATGCCCCCCTGGTAGGCTTTTCCCCTCGAAAAGCAAAAATCAGTTTATATTTCTCTCCAGGGGATAAAAAAAGGGAAGAATTATTACAGGCATTCGGAAAACACACTTCCGGAAAAGGGTGTGTGTACATCAATAAAGTGGCAGATATCGATATTAATGTATTGAAAGAATTGATTAATCAGTCTGTCAAGTTTTTGAGAGATAAGTACCCGGACAATGAAAAATAA
- the murQ gene encoding N-acetylmuramic acid 6-phosphate etherase has product MEEHLRSLTTELRNEKTMNIDSVNTMEVISAINKEDFKVAAAVQEVLPEIETVVEWACESLKKGGRLIYIGAGTSGRLGVLDAVECPPTFSTPPDRVLGIIAGGENAFVRAVEGAEDKEEFGECDLIDVELTANDTVIGIAASGRTPYVRGALRYARKVGAKAVALSCNKNASITEAADIGIEVVVGPEVLTGSTRMKAATAHKMVLNMISTATMIRLGKVYENLMVDVNVSNQKLKDRAISIIETVTNADYDQALNTLEKANNQVKPAIVMIKTATDYEKAMELLENADGDVRKAISIYED; this is encoded by the coding sequence ATGGAGGAACATTTGCGTTCATTAACTACTGAATTACGGAACGAAAAGACGATGAATATCGACAGTGTAAATACGATGGAAGTCATTTCTGCAATCAATAAGGAAGATTTTAAAGTGGCAGCAGCGGTTCAGGAGGTATTGCCAGAGATTGAAACGGTGGTTGAATGGGCTTGCGAATCGTTAAAAAAAGGAGGGAGACTCATATACATCGGGGCAGGAACAAGCGGAAGACTCGGTGTTTTAGATGCCGTGGAATGTCCCCCGACTTTCAGCACACCACCTGATAGGGTGCTGGGAATAATAGCAGGAGGGGAAAATGCGTTTGTTCGGGCTGTTGAAGGAGCAGAGGATAAAGAAGAGTTTGGGGAATGTGATCTGATTGACGTGGAACTTACAGCAAATGATACGGTTATTGGCATCGCGGCAAGCGGCCGTACCCCTTATGTGAGGGGCGCTTTACGTTATGCCAGAAAAGTTGGGGCTAAAGCGGTGGCATTATCATGCAATAAAAACGCGAGCATCACGGAAGCAGCTGATATAGGGATCGAAGTGGTAGTCGGACCGGAAGTGTTAACAGGATCCACTAGAATGAAAGCGGCAACTGCACATAAAATGGTACTCAATATGATTTCAACCGCAACCATGATCCGGTTGGGAAAAGTCTATGAAAATCTGATGGTCGATGTTAATGTCAGTAATCAAAAACTGAAGGACCGCGCAATAAGCATCATAGAAACTGTAACGAATGCTGACTATGATCAAGCTTTGAATACGCTTGAAAAGGCAAATAATCAAGTTAAACCAGCGATTGTCATGATAAAAACGGCAACAGATTATGAAAAAGCAATGGAGTTACTGGAGAATGCGGATGGAGATGTCAGAAAAGCCATCTCGATCTATGAAGATTAA
- a CDS encoding ABC transporter substrate-binding protein, which produces MKKLKVLFVFLLLIFTVLAGCNKGDSSVSSSGSKGKGENVVNIGFSGPLSGAAALYGKRTLNGVEMAVNEINDAGGFEVDGKNYTLNLVSLDDKYLPNETGSNAKRLIQEYDTPIIFTPHSGGVLALQVFNEQEEFIIGAYTSEPAVTESGNSLTVRIPPNYEGYIEPFTTYAMEHFGKKIAALPTSSQYGKDWTEAVLPHWEKQGGKVVYNSSIDFAKETDFFTIVTNALKKDPDVLFIGGASEPTAKVAKQARELGFKGGFIIMDQAKLDQMKPIAGSYETLEGSIGVLPLMDSDEEAVPAFVEKYQKDYKEDPSSEVGLNYIAMYAFVEAMKSAGSVDDAKAIRKHMQDGLSNIGPDQKIYDIPSIDENGGFASTIVVGAVENGKVVPVR; this is translated from the coding sequence ATGAAAAAACTGAAAGTATTATTTGTCTTTCTCCTGCTAATCTTCACTGTTTTGGCCGGGTGCAATAAAGGGGATAGCTCTGTGTCAAGCAGTGGCAGTAAAGGCAAAGGTGAAAATGTCGTTAACATCGGTTTTAGCGGTCCTTTAAGCGGGGCAGCAGCCTTATATGGGAAACGGACATTGAATGGTGTCGAAATGGCCGTCAATGAAATTAACGATGCTGGCGGGTTTGAAGTAGATGGTAAGAATTACACGCTGAATTTAGTATCGTTGGATGATAAATACTTACCTAATGAAACAGGGTCGAATGCTAAACGATTAATTCAGGAATATGATACGCCAATCATTTTCACGCCTCATAGCGGAGGTGTGCTGGCACTTCAGGTTTTTAATGAACAAGAGGAATTCATCATTGGGGCATATACGAGTGAGCCGGCAGTGACCGAGAGCGGAAATTCATTAACCGTCCGGATTCCACCGAATTACGAGGGGTATATCGAACCTTTTACAACATATGCAATGGAACATTTCGGCAAGAAGATTGCCGCTTTGCCAACATCTTCGCAATACGGTAAAGACTGGACGGAAGCCGTGCTTCCACATTGGGAAAAGCAAGGCGGAAAAGTCGTTTATAATTCCTCGATTGATTTCGCCAAAGAAACCGATTTCTTTACGATTGTCACCAATGCCTTGAAAAAAGATCCTGATGTGCTATTTATCGGTGGTGCTTCGGAACCTACGGCAAAAGTAGCGAAGCAAGCTCGGGAGCTAGGATTTAAGGGCGGTTTCATCATCATGGATCAAGCAAAGCTGGATCAAATGAAGCCGATTGCAGGGTCATATGAAACATTGGAAGGCTCGATTGGCGTTCTGCCACTGATGGACTCAGATGAAGAAGCAGTGCCTGCTTTCGTTGAGAAATATCAAAAGGATTATAAGGAAGATCCAAGCTCCGAAGTAGGATTGAATTATATCGCCATGTATGCGTTTGTGGAAGCGATGAAATCTGCAGGCAGCGTTGATGATGCGAAGGCCATCCGTAAACATATGCAAGATGGACTTTCAAATATCGGGCCAGATCAAAAAATATACGATATTCCCTCGATTGATGAAAATGGAGGATTTGCATCAACTATTGTCGTCGGTGCAGTAGAAAACGGGAAAGTAGTCCCTGTCCGTTAA
- the nagE gene encoding N-acetylglucosamine-specific PTS transporter subunit IIBC gives MKKYLEKIGRSLMLPVAVLPAAAILMGIGYWIDPAGWGAGSPLAAFLIKAGSSIIDNMAILFAVGVALGMSKGKDGAAALSGLVAYLVVTTLLSTDSVAMLQGIDAKDVNPAFVKIENAFVGILSGLIAAAMYNRFSKVELPDALAFFSGKRLVPILTAVAMLLVSLILFFVWPLIYSWLVIFGEGISELGAVGAGLYGFFNRLLIPTGLHHALNSVFWFDVIGLNDIGNFWAGTGIKGTTGMYQAGFFPVMMFGLPAAALAMYHSAKSRKKKQVASLMLAAGFASFFTGVTEPLEFAFMFVAPALFVVHALLTGISLAIAATFQWTAGFGFSAGFIDFVLSSRLPLANQPYMLLLQGLAFAVIYYFLFRFLIKRFNLMTPGREDDTEDELDGGGVISEADSSHGGNDESKFFGMASAIYEGLGGDANVTSVDNCVTRLRVEVENMGAVDQNKIKSTGVAGINIVGPQSIQVIVGTQVQFIADEIEKIRRQ, from the coding sequence ATGAAAAAATATCTTGAAAAAATTGGACGTTCCTTGATGCTGCCAGTAGCCGTATTGCCGGCAGCCGCCATATTAATGGGGATCGGTTATTGGATAGATCCTGCAGGATGGGGAGCGGGAAGTCCGTTAGCAGCTTTCTTAATTAAAGCAGGTTCTTCGATAATTGATAATATGGCTATCTTGTTTGCTGTTGGAGTGGCATTGGGCATGTCGAAAGGAAAAGATGGAGCCGCCGCTTTGAGCGGGCTGGTAGCCTATCTAGTCGTAACGACATTGCTTTCCACGGACTCGGTAGCGATGCTGCAAGGAATTGATGCAAAAGATGTAAATCCAGCATTTGTGAAAATAGAAAATGCATTTGTCGGAATCCTATCGGGCCTTATAGCAGCAGCTATGTATAATCGGTTCAGTAAGGTCGAGCTGCCGGATGCACTCGCTTTCTTTAGCGGTAAACGCCTTGTCCCGATCCTTACTGCGGTTGCCATGCTACTCGTTTCTCTTATATTATTCTTCGTATGGCCACTCATCTACTCCTGGTTAGTTATATTTGGGGAAGGAATAAGTGAATTAGGTGCAGTTGGAGCAGGACTCTATGGATTTTTCAATCGGCTTTTGATACCAACAGGTTTACATCATGCGTTAAACTCCGTATTCTGGTTCGATGTAATAGGACTTAACGATATCGGTAACTTCTGGGCTGGAACAGGAATAAAAGGAACCACGGGCATGTATCAAGCCGGATTCTTTCCCGTCATGATGTTCGGTTTACCGGCTGCTGCTCTTGCCATGTACCATTCGGCAAAATCACGGAAGAAAAAACAAGTCGCCTCATTAATGCTCGCAGCCGGTTTCGCTTCATTTTTCACAGGCGTTACTGAACCGTTGGAATTTGCTTTCATGTTTGTTGCACCAGCCCTGTTTGTTGTGCATGCTTTATTAACAGGAATATCGTTGGCTATTGCTGCCACTTTCCAATGGACAGCAGGGTTCGGTTTTAGTGCAGGATTCATTGACTTTGTTTTAAGTTCAAGATTGCCATTGGCAAATCAACCTTATATGCTACTTCTTCAAGGACTGGCTTTTGCTGTCATTTACTATTTCTTATTCCGTTTCTTGATAAAAAGGTTCAATTTAATGACTCCTGGCAGAGAAGATGATACAGAAGATGAGCTTGATGGCGGAGGAGTGATTTCGGAAGCAGACAGCAGTCATGGCGGGAATGATGAGAGTAAATTCTTTGGAATGGCTTCCGCTATTTATGAGGGTTTAGGCGGAGACGCTAACGTAACATCTGTAGATAACTGCGTTACCAGATTAAGGGTAGAGGTGGAGAATATGGGAGCTGTCGATCAGAATAAAATCAAATCAACAGGGGTTGCTGGAATCAATATCGTGGGTCCCCAAAGCATTCAAGTCATCGTAGGGACACAAGTACAATTCATAGCTGATGAAATTGAAAAGATCCGGCGACAATAG
- a CDS encoding MurR/RpiR family transcriptional regulator → MATGGLSIIQTMLSKLPQSEQKLAEYILQNPHEVVNSTVQELSTSAQTSGAAVIRLCKSLGIKGFQDLKIRIAGDLMKTVEQGYRDIEPSESLYRIVEKTTSNSIQTIRDTSEIIDHDNLKHAIKLMLNAKTVHFCGVGASNIVAADAQQKLLRVNKGATAFTDMHLVATLIANADENDIVFAISFSGETPEVVNILKLAKERGVKTIGLTHYGQTTVSSLCDVTLYTSYSNEAPFRSAATSSRLAQLYMIDILFLGMASEQYEETVQYIDNTRSAIKSMTDRYK, encoded by the coding sequence ATGGCTACAGGAGGATTATCAATCATACAGACGATGTTGAGCAAGCTGCCGCAATCAGAACAAAAACTAGCAGAATATATTCTACAGAATCCTCATGAAGTTGTGAACAGCACTGTACAGGAATTAAGTACGTCTGCCCAAACTAGCGGGGCCGCTGTTATTAGGTTGTGTAAATCGCTTGGAATAAAAGGGTTTCAAGATTTGAAAATAAGGATTGCTGGAGATTTGATGAAGACAGTTGAACAGGGGTACCGGGATATCGAGCCTTCCGAATCACTGTATCGGATTGTGGAGAAAACAACGAGTAATTCGATTCAGACCATTAGGGACACATCTGAAATAATCGATCACGATAATCTCAAACATGCGATAAAGCTGATGCTGAATGCTAAAACCGTCCACTTTTGCGGTGTGGGTGCTTCGAATATAGTTGCTGCTGACGCTCAGCAAAAATTACTTCGCGTCAATAAGGGGGCAACGGCTTTTACAGATATGCATTTAGTTGCAACCCTGATTGCAAATGCTGATGAAAATGACATCGTTTTTGCCATTTCATTTTCAGGGGAAACACCTGAAGTTGTCAATATATTGAAACTGGCAAAGGAACGTGGGGTCAAGACAATCGGGCTGACTCATTATGGCCAAACAACGGTATCATCCTTGTGTGACGTCACACTGTATACATCCTATTCGAATGAAGCACCGTTTCGAAGTGCAGCAACATCCTCACGATTGGCGCAATTATATATGATTGACATTTTGTTTTTGGGGATGGCTTCAGAACAATATGAAGAGACTGTCCAATATATTGATAACACCAGGTCTGCCATTAAATCGATGACAGATCGATATAAATGA
- a CDS encoding glycoside hydrolase family 3 protein: MIKRICAPAGIALFFVLSILGGNATAKGSENEKSVSDIQEIVENMTIDEKVGQMLMPDFRNWQKQGEAKATGFIEMNSEVASIIKKYHLGGVILFAENVVETEQTVRLTDGLQMASQDIPLFITIDQEGGIVTRLQTGTNLPGNMALGAARNESYAYQSGEIIGKELSSLGINVNFGPSVDVNNNPGNPVIGVRSFSSDPELVSKLGIQTIKGLQNQNMIATTKHFPGHGDTAVDSHYGLPLVSHDKERLRSIELVPFQRAIDAGVDMMMTAHVQFPAFDDTKYISKKDGQEIMVPATLSQKVITGLLREEMGFDGVVVTDALNMNAIADNFGQEEAVVLALKSGVDIALMPAQVNSLKMEKNITTVFNAVKAAVESGEIPLGQVNQSVTRILELKVKRGILNPDDTPIDKKIETALKVVGNEDHLKKERKIAEDAITLLKNEDKTLPFKPKKNDKVLILAPFDDQVESMSRSIGELADKKKIKKVQITGMSFSGKSFSDQVARLIDESDFVITGSYIVKNDPAVNDGVIDDSIQDSSKWATAFPRAVMNHAKKKDKEFVLMSLRNPYDVANFEEAKAVLAVYGFKGYSNGRYRQPNIPAGISTIFGESKPKGTLPVDIPSVTKPNESLYKFGYGLDIKSGRPFKK; the protein is encoded by the coding sequence ATGATAAAAAGGATATGTGCCCCTGCTGGAATCGCATTATTCTTTGTTTTATCCATTTTGGGAGGGAATGCAACAGCAAAGGGATCAGAGAATGAAAAATCTGTATCGGATATTCAGGAAATCGTAGAAAACATGACAATCGATGAAAAAGTCGGCCAAATGCTAATGCCCGATTTTCGCAATTGGCAAAAACAAGGAGAAGCGAAGGCGACCGGGTTTATTGAAATGAACTCAGAAGTTGCAAGCATCATCAAAAAATATCATCTGGGCGGTGTGATTCTGTTTGCTGAGAATGTTGTCGAAACCGAACAAACGGTTCGGCTAACAGATGGTTTGCAGATGGCAAGCCAGGACATACCGCTGTTCATAACGATCGATCAGGAAGGAGGAATCGTAACTCGCCTTCAAACTGGAACGAACCTTCCTGGTAATATGGCACTTGGTGCAGCCAGAAATGAGAGTTACGCTTATCAATCTGGAGAAATCATTGGCAAGGAACTGTCGTCACTTGGCATAAATGTCAATTTCGGGCCGTCTGTCGATGTCAATAATAATCCCGGAAATCCTGTTATTGGCGTTCGTTCCTTCAGTTCTGATCCGGAACTTGTATCAAAGCTTGGCATTCAGACGATAAAAGGATTGCAAAATCAGAACATGATAGCGACGACCAAGCATTTCCCCGGCCATGGAGATACAGCAGTCGATAGTCATTATGGTCTCCCTCTTGTTTCTCATGATAAAGAACGTTTGCGTTCCATCGAGTTGGTTCCTTTCCAAAGGGCCATCGATGCTGGAGTTGATATGATGATGACTGCACATGTTCAATTTCCTGCATTCGATGACACTAAGTATATCAGTAAAAAAGACGGTCAAGAAATTATGGTTCCTGCAACGTTGTCACAAAAGGTCATCACGGGTCTATTACGTGAAGAAATGGGTTTTGACGGTGTTGTGGTTACAGATGCTTTGAATATGAATGCCATCGCGGACAACTTCGGGCAGGAAGAAGCTGTGGTCCTCGCCCTGAAATCTGGCGTTGATATTGCACTGATGCCTGCACAGGTTAATTCGCTTAAAATGGAAAAGAATATAACCACTGTATTCAATGCAGTGAAGGCAGCAGTGGAAAGTGGGGAAATTCCTCTAGGTCAAGTCAATCAATCTGTAACAAGGATACTTGAACTGAAAGTGAAGAGAGGGATATTAAACCCTGACGATACTCCGATCGATAAAAAAATCGAAACCGCGCTTAAAGTGGTCGGGAATGAAGATCATTTGAAAAAAGAAAGGAAAATCGCGGAAGATGCCATCACTCTTTTGAAAAATGAAGACAAAACATTGCCTTTCAAACCTAAGAAAAATGATAAAGTTTTAATTCTTGCTCCTTTTGATGACCAAGTTGAATCCATGTCCAGGAGCATCGGCGAATTAGCTGATAAAAAGAAAATCAAGAAAGTCCAAATAACGGGTATGAGTTTTTCAGGAAAGTCATTTTCAGATCAAGTGGCCAGACTCATTGATGAATCGGACTTTGTCATAACTGGTTCCTATATTGTCAAAAACGATCCGGCTGTCAATGATGGAGTGATAGATGATAGCATTCAAGATTCGTCGAAGTGGGCAACAGCCTTCCCTAGGGCGGTCATGAATCATGCTAAGAAGAAAGATAAAGAATTTGTTTTAATGAGTTTAAGAAACCCTTATGATGTTGCAAACTTTGAAGAAGCGAAAGCGGTTCTTGCTGTTTACGGGTTCAAAGGGTATTCGAATGGGCGTTATAGACAGCCAAATATCCCGGCAGGCATCTCGACCATTTTTGGAGAATCAAAACCTAAAGGCACGTTGCCGGTCGATATACCATCAGTAACCAAGCCCAATGAAAGCCTTTATAAATTTGGATATGGATTAGATATTAAATCTGGAAGACCCTTTAAAAAATAG
- a CDS encoding MupG family TIM beta-alpha barrel fold protein: MIGISFYLQDPHAETQIIHAANLGVRKAFTSLHIPEEKGDLVKRMITLLKLSDAYGMEIHADVSLNTLDHLGISKFTDLWPLGIKGIRLDDGFDKETVISLSKVFSLSLNASTLNEEELLAVLGGGVETESLIAWHNFYPRPESGLEEEFFHEQNRMFKKYGIPIFAFIPGAGSKRGPLHEGLPTLEKHRLMNPYAAGIELIQHVEGVYVGDQGTENNLLENLTAYKNLNILTVRMESRILQSGQYKLRPDVSQDVFRLQNTRVTANVEPSNTVARSLGSITMDNDAYGRYRGEVQICKRDLGANHRVNVIGRVIEEDIPLLSLLKPGQTINLVIE, from the coding sequence GTGATCGGAATTTCTTTTTATCTACAAGACCCGCATGCAGAAACACAAATCATCCATGCTGCTAACCTGGGAGTGAGGAAAGCATTTACCTCGCTTCATATTCCTGAAGAAAAGGGTGATCTTGTGAAGAGGATGATCACGCTTTTAAAGCTTTCAGATGCCTATGGAATGGAAATCCATGCAGATGTCTCATTAAACACGCTTGATCATTTAGGGATTAGCAAATTTACGGATTTATGGCCATTAGGTATTAAAGGTATTCGCCTTGATGATGGGTTTGATAAAGAAACGGTCATATCTTTATCTAAGGTGTTTTCACTCTCACTAAATGCAAGTACATTGAATGAAGAAGAACTTTTAGCCGTGCTTGGGGGCGGTGTGGAAACGGAAAGTCTGATCGCTTGGCACAACTTTTATCCAAGGCCCGAATCGGGCCTTGAGGAAGAGTTCTTTCATGAACAAAATCGAATGTTCAAGAAATACGGCATACCGATCTTTGCTTTCATCCCGGGTGCAGGAAGTAAACGCGGTCCTCTTCATGAGGGCCTTCCAACACTTGAAAAACACAGGTTGATGAATCCTTACGCTGCCGGTATTGAGCTAATTCAGCATGTGGAAGGAGTTTACGTTGGAGATCAAGGAACGGAGAATAATCTGCTTGAGAATCTAACTGCCTATAAAAATCTAAATATTCTAACTGTTAGAATGGAATCCCGAATCTTGCAAAGCGGTCAGTATAAATTGAGGCCAGATGTTTCTCAAGATGTTTTCCGGCTGCAGAATACCCGGGTCACAGCAAATGTTGAGCCGAGTAATACAGTTGCACGCAGCCTTGGGTCCATAACGATGGACAATGATGCTTACGGAAGGTATCGGGGAGAGGTCCAAATTTGCAAGAGAGACCTAGGGGCAAATCACCGAGTTAATGTGATAGGTCGAGTTATAGAAGAAGATATTCCCTTGCTGTCCCTTCTAAAGCCTGGTCAAACGATAAACCTTGTAATTGAGTGA
- a CDS encoding PTS transporter subunit EIIC: MGKGDKYAILAEELLGKLGGASNVADAAHCMTRLRVLPIDRSKVKMEDIKNTEGVFGVIEEETIQIVLGPGVVNKVHTEFEKLLEESSGDLNLKEVASKNKSEIDRKNAKPFKLFLRRIASIFIPLIPALVASGLITGITKAIVQAGWLAAESQLAIILTVIGSGLFAYLGILVGTNAAKEYGGSPALGALAGILVINPAVGDISLFGENLLPGRGGLIGVLFAAIFIALVEKQVRKFIPQSLDIILTPTIALLITGIVTYIVFMPVGGFLSDAITTGLLNVLDFGGVVAGFVLGAAFLPLVITGLHQGLTPVHLELINSIGDDPLLPILAMGGAGQVGAAFAIYMKTKKASLKRAIGGGLPSGMLGIGEPLIFGVTLPLGRPFLTACLGAGVGGAFQAQFGIATSSIGVSGLPLTFLVHPNQIGLFLAGLFISYIAGFIFTYLFGFKDEMAVEFK, translated from the coding sequence ATGGGTAAGGGGGATAAGTACGCCATTTTAGCAGAAGAGTTATTGGGGAAATTGGGTGGGGCATCTAATGTTGCCGATGCTGCACATTGTATGACCAGACTCAGGGTACTGCCAATCGATCGTTCGAAAGTAAAAATGGAAGATATAAAAAATACGGAAGGCGTTTTTGGCGTCATTGAAGAGGAAACGATACAAATCGTCCTTGGGCCAGGCGTGGTGAACAAGGTTCATACAGAATTTGAAAAGCTTCTGGAGGAATCTTCTGGCGATTTGAACTTAAAAGAAGTAGCCTCGAAGAATAAATCAGAGATTGATAGGAAAAACGCAAAACCGTTTAAACTTTTTTTACGCAGGATTGCAAGTATTTTCATCCCTTTAATTCCCGCCTTAGTGGCATCAGGTTTGATTACCGGTATTACAAAAGCAATCGTTCAAGCCGGCTGGCTTGCAGCAGAATCGCAATTAGCCATCATTTTAACTGTTATCGGGTCGGGGCTGTTTGCCTATTTGGGGATTTTGGTTGGGACCAATGCAGCAAAAGAATACGGTGGATCACCTGCACTTGGTGCACTTGCAGGTATCTTAGTCATAAACCCGGCCGTCGGCGACATTTCATTGTTCGGTGAAAATTTGCTCCCTGGCCGCGGTGGGTTGATAGGAGTCCTCTTTGCAGCTATTTTCATAGCCTTGGTGGAAAAACAGGTCAGGAAATTCATTCCCCAATCACTTGATATCATTTTGACGCCAACCATCGCTTTACTCATTACTGGGATTGTCACTTACATTGTATTTATGCCGGTAGGAGGGTTTTTATCGGATGCCATTACGACTGGGTTATTGAATGTTTTGGATTTCGGTGGTGTCGTAGCTGGATTCGTGCTTGGTGCGGCCTTCCTCCCTCTCGTCATTACTGGTTTACATCAAGGTTTAACGCCTGTCCATCTAGAATTGATCAATTCGATTGGTGATGATCCACTGCTTCCCATTTTGGCGATGGGTGGCGCGGGCCAAGTTGGAGCGGCATTTGCCATCTATATGAAAACGAAGAAAGCAAGTTTGAAGCGAGCTATCGGAGGGGGCCTTCCTTCCGGGATGCTAGGTATCGGTGAACCCCTTATATTTGGAGTGACCCTGCCATTGGGCAGGCCTTTCTTAACTGCATGTTTAGGTGCAGGAGTAGGAGGAGCCTTCCAAGCTCAATTCGGAATCGCAACGTCGTCCATCGGTGTGTCCGGACTGCCGCTTACCTTTTTAGTTCATCCAAACCAAATCGGACTGTTCCTCGCTGGGTTGTTCATTTCCTATATAGCAGGATTTATTTTTACGTATTTGTTTGGATTCAAAGATGAAATGGCGGTTGAATTCAAGTGA
- a CDS encoding DUF1343 domain-containing protein, with protein sequence MITIFTICLLTFGIVSSKSVTAVKEKKKQKVSPGIEVLLKEEKDVLSGKKVGLITNPTGIDSKLTSIVDLLNDDPDINLTALFGPEHGVRGDAQAGASVEYYIDEKTGLPVYSLYGKTKKPTPEMLKDVEVLVFDIQDVGTRYYTYIYTMAYAMEAAKENDIPFIVLDRPNPQGGVSVDGPVLEPEFSSFVGLYPIPLKHGMTVGELATLFNKEFKIGADLKVIKMKGWKRDMDYDETGLPFVLPSPNMPTVSTTFVYPATGLIEGTNVSEGRGTTKPFELIGAPYINSDELAGKLNALRLPGVKFRAASFTPTFSKHAGKLSHGVEIYITDREEFKAVPTGLHIIKTIQDLYPADFEFLAAKNFNLLIGNGWVMSRIEEGSSVNEIMKEYQAKQDAFKKVRKNYLLYK encoded by the coding sequence ATGATAACCATATTTACCATTTGTCTGTTGACTTTCGGCATCGTTTCCTCAAAAAGTGTAACCGCTGTTAAAGAGAAGAAAAAACAAAAGGTCAGTCCCGGTATTGAAGTTCTTTTAAAAGAAGAAAAGGACGTGTTAAGCGGAAAGAAAGTCGGCTTGATTACGAATCCAACTGGCATCGATTCTAAATTAACCAGCATCGTCGATCTACTTAATGATGATCCGGATATTAATTTGACAGCGTTATTTGGTCCTGAACATGGAGTGCGTGGAGATGCGCAAGCTGGTGCAAGCGTTGAATATTATATTGATGAAAAAACAGGGTTGCCCGTTTATAGCTTATATGGCAAAACGAAAAAACCGACGCCTGAAATGTTAAAGGATGTTGAGGTCCTTGTTTTTGATATCCAGGATGTCGGAACACGCTATTACACTTATATCTACACGATGGCTTATGCAATGGAAGCAGCCAAAGAAAATGATATCCCATTTATCGTGCTGGACCGCCCCAACCCACAAGGCGGGGTGTCGGTAGATGGGCCAGTACTTGAACCTGAATTCTCATCGTTTGTTGGTTTGTATCCAATACCTCTTAAGCATGGGATGACTGTTGGGGAACTCGCGACTTTGTTCAATAAGGAATTTAAAATTGGTGCAGATCTAAAGGTCATCAAGATGAAAGGCTGGAAGCGAGATATGGATTATGACGAAACTGGTCTCCCTTTTGTCTTACCGTCACCGAATATGCCGACAGTTTCCACTACGTTCGTATATCCGGCTACAGGCTTGATCGAGGGAACGAATGTCTCTGAAGGCAGAGGAACGACTAAACCATTCGAGTTGATTGGTGCTCCTTATATAAACAGCGATGAGCTTGCTGGGAAATTAAATGCATTAAGGTTACCTGGCGTAAAATTCAGGGCAGCCTCCTTTACACCTACATTTTCAAAACATGCAGGTAAACTTAGCCATGGAGTGGAAATTTATATAACGGATAGAGAGGAATTCAAGGCTGTCCCTACCGGACTTCACATCATCAAGACCATTCAGGATCTATATCCTGCAGATTTCGAGTTCCTTGCAGCCAAAAATTTCAATTTATTGATTGGCAATGGATGGGTAATGTCAAGAATTGAAGAAGGTTCATCAGTAAATGAAATCATGAAAGAATATCAAGCAAAGCAGGATGCTTTTAAAAAGGTTCGCAAAAATTACTTGCTCTATAAATAA